The following are encoded in a window of Haladaptatus sp. R4 genomic DNA:
- a CDS encoding permease, giving the protein MSIVDILIGSGPGQRIVILGTIVLYVYLSVRRPDAARESFESGARMLVGLATLVLAALLLASAIETLVPASAISGLVGGSAGTTGVLLAGVLGGVLPGGPYAVYPIISSVVRQRCTNRVGAGDARRLRCDRVGSGVVRPRLLRNENRRRPGRRGRRGDGTLRTRRRGGAWYMSRLDLLIGESWGQRVVILGTLAVYAYLVVRRPADAWTGVQHGATTVVHLATLIVAALFLSSAIGTLLPEDRLSELLGESAGFGEVAAAGLIAGLIPGGPYATYPVIKRIQESGAETPAVLTMLLGYGLISVGRVPYGLVFFTPTIVGLRLLTAGTATIIVGMVLFAVGGVIRNGAVGS; this is encoded by the coding sequence ATGTCGATCGTCGATATCCTGATCGGTTCCGGCCCCGGACAGCGAATCGTCATCCTGGGCACGATCGTCCTCTACGTGTATCTCTCGGTTCGCCGTCCCGACGCCGCCCGCGAGAGTTTCGAGAGCGGCGCTCGGATGCTAGTCGGACTGGCAACCCTCGTCCTCGCGGCGCTGTTGCTCGCCAGTGCGATCGAGACGCTCGTCCCCGCGAGCGCCATCAGCGGACTCGTCGGTGGGTCGGCGGGGACGACCGGCGTGTTGCTCGCCGGTGTGCTCGGTGGGGTTCTTCCCGGTGGCCCGTACGCGGTCTATCCCATCATCAGCAGCGTCGTCCGACAACGGTGCACGAACCGCGTCGGTGCTGGCGATGCTCGTCGGCTACGGTGCGATCGGGTTGGGTCGGGTGTCGTACGGCCTCGTCTTCTTCGAAACGAGAATCGTCGCCGCCCGGGTCGCCGTGGGCGTCGTGGTGACGGTACTCTTCGGACTCGTCGCCGCGGGGGTGCTTGGTATATGAGCCGTCTCGACCTCCTGATCGGCGAATCGTGGGGACAGCGCGTCGTCATCCTCGGGACGCTCGCCGTCTACGCGTACCTCGTGGTTCGACGCCCGGCGGATGCGTGGACGGGTGTTCAACACGGTGCGACGACCGTCGTCCACCTCGCGACGCTCATCGTCGCTGCCCTCTTCCTTTCGAGTGCCATCGGGACGTTGCTGCCCGAGGATCGACTGAGCGAATTGCTCGGAGAATCGGCGGGCTTCGGCGAGGTCGCCGCCGCCGGACTCATCGCCGGTCTCATTCCCGGCGGTCCGTACGCGACGTACCCGGTCATCAAGCGCATCCAGGAGAGCGGCGCGGAGACCCCGGCAGTGTTGACGATGCTCCTCGGGTACGGCCTCATCAGCGTTGGGCGGGTTCCCTACGGTCTCGTGTTCTTCACGCCGACCATCGTCGGTCTTCGACTTCTGACCGCCGGAACCGCCACTATCATCGTCGGCATGGTGCTCTTCGCGGTTGGCGGCGTGATTCGAAACGGAGCAGTTGGGAGCTAA
- a CDS encoding M48 family metallopeptidase, producing the protein MSATFRRPRGLAILVGAWLLALAGVGLLFGTRLVGALLTSTDLPFLLLATGVGVLVFSYVNYRTSAKRLLPRLDAVPLAAARPPGIDASIDRLVRRMRIDRPDVYIARLGHPNAFALGRRTLVIDHSLVRLLTPAELEGVLAHELAHLEGHDSLLQTLAMSLLRTMASLALVVVLPFVVLVSVSCWGLSLIMGRPVRGPSSVGSSLRRGLAGIVMGLFAAPTLTLQAYSRRREYAADRRAVAVLDDPLAFARALEKLQRASEPGWGLFSWVFPDRNRRTEQTPLERAFASHPPTDERVSRVREAATTVGRHETGRWHNVEIR; encoded by the coding sequence ATGTCAGCAACATTCCGTCGGCCGCGCGGGCTTGCGATTCTGGTTGGAGCGTGGCTGCTCGCTCTCGCTGGCGTCGGCCTCCTCTTCGGGACCCGACTCGTCGGTGCCCTCCTCACCAGTACCGATCTCCCGTTCCTGCTTCTCGCTACGGGCGTGGGAGTGCTCGTTTTCAGCTACGTGAACTATCGAACGAGCGCCAAGCGTCTCCTTCCGCGTCTCGACGCGGTTCCGCTCGCCGCGGCCCGCCCTCCGGGAATCGACGCGAGCATCGACAGATTGGTTCGGCGGATGCGTATCGACCGACCGGACGTCTACATTGCCCGACTCGGCCACCCGAACGCGTTCGCCCTCGGACGGCGGACGCTCGTGATCGACCACTCGCTCGTCCGGTTACTGACGCCCGCGGAACTCGAAGGCGTCCTCGCTCACGAACTCGCCCATCTAGAGGGTCACGATAGCCTCCTCCAAACGCTGGCCATGAGTCTCCTACGGACGATGGCGAGCCTCGCTCTCGTTGTAGTCCTCCCGTTCGTGGTGCTCGTCTCCGTGAGTTGCTGGGGGCTGTCGCTGATCATGGGTCGGCCGGTGCGAGGTCCATCCAGCGTCGGTAGCAGCCTACGACGTGGACTGGCTGGAATCGTGATGGGGCTGTTCGCCGCTCCGACGCTGACGCTCCAAGCGTACTCCCGACGGCGGGAGTACGCCGCCGACCGGCGGGCCGTGGCGGTACTCGACGACCCGCTGGCGTTTGCCCGTGCACTCGAAAAGCTCCAACGTGCGAGCGAGCCCGGTTGGGGGTTGTTTTCGTGGGTGTTCCCGGACCGCAACAGGCGGACGGAGCAGACGCCACTCGAACGAGCGTTCGCGAGCCACCCGCCGACGGACGAACGCGTGAGTCGCGTCCGCGAGGCCGCAACTACCGTCGGACGCCACGAAACGGGCCGATGGCACAACGTCGAAATCCGCTGA
- a CDS encoding APC family permease produces the protein MGADHTGDELTRVLSKVDIFVLAFGAMIGWGWIIQTGYWIDEGGTTGAILAFAIGSVMVTTVGLIYGELASAMPFVGGEHVYSLRALGPAGSFVCTWAIILGYVSVVIFEAVALPSALAYLVPGFNVLHLWTIAGEPVYATWVLTGGIGAVVMTMLNYRGVRPAAQFQTILTLIIGLAGVTLVIGAIFNGHSTATPSFTDAGWSGLFTVVVMTPFMFVGFDVIPQAAGEADVSYRSLGRLIVLSVVMAAVFYIAVIWASGQSLSGSTLVDSSLPAAAALTSLFNSTVIGRIMALAGIAGILTSWNSFIIGGSRAMYALAEADMLPSRLATLHPQHGTPSAAIALIGGISVLAPLFGEQMLVWIVDAGSFGIVLAWFFVVISFLVLRYREPKLERPFKLPGGYAIGVLGLVLTAFFVGLYLPGAPSALAWPFEWLIVFAWCVLGVLFYHFSSGSSEDVTMEDAKDAFESFEN, from the coding sequence ATGGGAGCAGATCACACTGGTGATGAGTTAACACGTGTCCTGTCGAAAGTCGATATCTTCGTCCTCGCGTTCGGTGCGATGATCGGTTGGGGGTGGATCATTCAGACGGGATACTGGATCGACGAGGGGGGAACGACCGGGGCGATTCTCGCGTTCGCCATCGGGAGCGTAATGGTGACGACCGTCGGCCTGATCTACGGCGAATTGGCGTCGGCGATGCCCTTCGTCGGTGGCGAACACGTCTACAGTTTACGAGCGCTCGGGCCTGCCGGGTCGTTCGTCTGTACGTGGGCGATCATCCTCGGGTACGTCAGCGTCGTCATCTTCGAAGCGGTCGCGCTGCCGTCCGCGCTCGCCTATCTCGTCCCGGGCTTCAACGTTCTCCACCTGTGGACGATCGCCGGGGAACCCGTCTACGCGACGTGGGTTCTGACGGGCGGAATCGGCGCTGTCGTGATGACGATGCTCAACTACCGTGGCGTCCGTCCCGCGGCGCAGTTCCAAACCATCCTCACGCTCATCATCGGCCTCGCAGGGGTCACCCTCGTTATCGGTGCGATTTTCAACGGACACTCGACTGCGACGCCGTCGTTCACCGATGCGGGATGGTCGGGGCTGTTCACGGTCGTCGTCATGACGCCGTTCATGTTCGTTGGATTCGACGTGATTCCGCAAGCCGCCGGTGAAGCCGACGTTTCATATCGGTCCCTCGGCCGTCTGATCGTCCTCTCGGTCGTGATGGCCGCGGTGTTTTACATCGCGGTCATCTGGGCCTCCGGGCAATCGCTTTCCGGTTCCACGCTCGTGGACAGTTCGTTGCCCGCGGCCGCCGCGCTGACCTCGCTGTTCAACAGTACGGTTATCGGTCGAATAATGGCGCTCGCGGGGATTGCCGGGATACTCACGAGTTGGAACTCGTTCATCATCGGCGGCAGTCGCGCCATGTACGCGCTCGCCGAAGCCGACATGTTACCGAGTCGGCTTGCGACCCTTCACCCACAGCACGGCACGCCATCGGCCGCCATCGCTCTCATCGGAGGTATCTCGGTGCTCGCACCGCTGTTCGGTGAGCAGATGCTCGTCTGGATCGTCGATGCGGGCAGTTTCGGCATCGTTCTTGCGTGGTTCTTCGTCGTTATCTCGTTCCTCGTGCTGCGATACCGCGAACCGAAATTGGAGCGTCCGTTCAAACTTCCCGGCGGGTACGCTATCGGCGTTCTCGGCCTCGTGCTAACCGCGTTCTTCGTCGGCCTGTATCTGCCCGGTGCCCCGTCCGCTCTCGCCTGGCCGTTCGAGTGGCTGATCGTCTTCGCGTGGTGTGTACTTGGAGTGCTTTTCTACCACTTTTCGAGTGGCTCTTCGGAGGACGTCACGATGGAAGACGCGAAAGACGCGTTCGAGTCGTTCGAGAACTGA
- a CDS encoding oxalate decarboxylase family bicupin — translation MPDETKRATDGEPQPIQADRGASILGPRNVPLERENPDLLASPDTDAGTIPNLKFPFAEARNRLTTGGWAREVTKRELPVATDLAGVNMRLKPGGIRELHWHTEAEWAYMLAGRARVTAVDADGHNFIDDVGEGDLWNFPAGIPHSIQGLEEGCEFLLVFDDGDFSENETFLITDWFEHTPRDVLAKNFGVPEEAFDDLPHDIDHTRYVFDGEVPPPLDEDAVDSPEGTVPESYTYRLLDQEPKEVEGGQVRIVDSSDFPAATTIAAALVEIEPGAMRELHWHPNADEWQYYIGGKGRMTVFASSGMARTFDYQAGDVGYVPFAMGHYVENTGDETLRFLEMFRSDHFADVSLNQWMALTPPELVQAHLNIDEETIAALRKDKPVIV, via the coding sequence ATGCCAGACGAGACCAAGAGAGCCACCGACGGAGAACCGCAACCGATTCAAGCCGACCGAGGTGCCTCCATCCTCGGTCCACGGAACGTCCCGCTTGAGCGGGAAAATCCGGACCTGTTGGCCTCGCCCGACACCGATGCCGGGACGATTCCCAACCTCAAGTTCCCGTTCGCGGAGGCGCGAAACCGACTGACGACGGGTGGCTGGGCGCGCGAAGTGACCAAGCGCGAACTGCCGGTCGCGACCGACCTCGCCGGGGTAAATATGCGTCTCAAACCGGGCGGGATTCGCGAACTCCACTGGCACACGGAGGCCGAGTGGGCGTACATGCTCGCCGGTCGTGCGCGGGTCACTGCCGTCGATGCGGACGGCCACAACTTCATCGACGACGTCGGCGAAGGTGACCTGTGGAACTTTCCGGCGGGCATCCCGCACTCGATTCAGGGATTGGAGGAGGGCTGTGAGTTCCTGTTAGTGTTCGACGACGGGGATTTCTCGGAGAACGAGACGTTCCTCATCACGGATTGGTTCGAACACACGCCGCGTGACGTGCTCGCCAAGAACTTCGGCGTCCCCGAGGAAGCCTTCGACGACTTGCCGCACGACATCGACCACACGCGGTACGTCTTCGACGGGGAAGTCCCCCCGCCGTTGGACGAGGACGCGGTCGATTCACCGGAGGGGACGGTTCCGGAGAGCTACACGTACCGCTTGCTAGACCAAGAACCGAAGGAGGTGGAAGGGGGGCAGGTTCGCATCGTGGACTCGTCCGATTTCCCCGCAGCGACCACCATCGCGGCGGCGCTCGTCGAAATCGAACCGGGAGCGATGCGTGAACTGCACTGGCACCCCAACGCCGACGAGTGGCAGTACTACATCGGTGGGAAGGGGCGGATGACCGTCTTCGCGTCGAGCGGGATGGCACGGACCTTCGATTACCAAGCAGGGGACGTCGGCTACGTCCCCTTCGCGATGGGCCACTACGTCGAGAACACCGGAGACGAAACGTTGCGGTTCCTCGAAATGTTCCGCAGCGACCACTTCGCCGACGTGTCGCTCAATCAGTGGATGGCCCTGACGCCTCCCGAGTTGGTGCAGGCGCACTTGAACATCGACGAGGAGACGATAGCCGCGCTGCGGAAGGACAAACCCGTCATCGTCTGA
- a CDS encoding ABC transporter ATP-binding protein — protein MGTLRIDRLVKSFTTADSTGEVVAVDTLDITVEEGEFLVLLGPSGCGKSTTLRCIAGLETPTTGAIRLDETDITDDSPQQRDMAMVFQDFALYPHMTAAENMSFGLKMTTDLSDDERSKRVDDAASIMDIEDILDKKPAQVSGGQKQRIALGRAIVRDPEVFLMDEPLSNLDAKLRAQMRTEIQRLHRKLGVTTIYVTHDQTEAMTMSDRIAVLNNGELQQIGTPEYVYHHPVNRFVAGFLGEPSMNFLEVELDETDGRYVLTADDADAPFAYPIDETTVRQCELTVGQRLTMGVRPEDISVTDDGTANDCRQTAMLDVVEPMGSDDFLHLLVASDSWTARVDDDVEATEGESISYVFEETDLHLFADDGTTLKSAGLGEEAFHIDSEPEPISETTRSVDSEA, from the coding sequence ATGGGTACGCTTCGGATCGATCGATTGGTCAAGTCGTTCACTACGGCGGACAGTACAGGCGAAGTCGTCGCGGTCGATACGTTGGATATCACCGTCGAAGAGGGGGAGTTCCTCGTCCTTCTCGGACCGAGCGGGTGCGGGAAATCGACGACGCTCCGCTGCATCGCGGGTCTCGAAACACCGACGACCGGTGCGATACGTCTCGACGAAACGGATATCACGGACGACTCGCCACAGCAACGGGATATGGCGATGGTGTTCCAGGACTTCGCGCTCTATCCGCACATGACCGCCGCTGAAAACATGAGTTTCGGGTTGAAGATGACGACCGACCTGTCGGACGACGAACGGTCGAAACGCGTCGACGATGCGGCATCCATCATGGACATCGAGGACATCCTCGACAAAAAACCGGCACAGGTCTCGGGAGGGCAGAAACAACGGATCGCACTCGGTCGCGCCATCGTCCGCGATCCGGAGGTGTTCCTGATGGACGAACCGTTGTCGAACCTCGACGCGAAGCTTCGGGCACAGATGCGGACCGAGATCCAGCGGCTTCACCGGAAACTCGGTGTGACGACGATCTACGTCACCCACGACCAGACGGAAGCGATGACGATGTCCGACCGTATCGCCGTGTTGAACAACGGAGAGCTTCAACAGATCGGCACGCCGGAGTACGTCTATCACCATCCCGTGAACCGGTTCGTCGCAGGCTTCCTCGGCGAACCGTCGATGAACTTCCTCGAAGTCGAACTGGACGAGACGGACGGCCGGTACGTTTTGACGGCCGACGACGCCGACGCTCCGTTCGCCTATCCGATCGACGAGACGACGGTCCGGCAATGTGAGTTGACGGTGGGCCAGCGACTGACGATGGGCGTCCGACCGGAGGACATCTCGGTGACGGACGACGGGACGGCGAACGACTGTCGTCAGACCGCGATGCTCGACGTCGTCGAACCGATGGGGAGCGACGATTTCCTCCACCTCCTCGTCGCCTCCGACTCGTGGACCGCCCGCGTCGATGACGACGTGGAAGCCACGGAGGGTGAGTCCATCTCCTACGTCTTCGAGGAAACCGACCTCCACCTCTTCGCGGACGACGGAACCACGCTCAAGTCCGCAGGACTCGGCGAGGAAGCCTTCCACATCGATTCCGAGCCAGAACCCATCTCGGAAACGACGCGGTCGGTGGATTCGGAGGCGTGA
- a CDS encoding family 10 glycosylhydrolase, producing MSGGNTDEPWWNTQLLRAVTLYPWATMRPDAELKRLANNGVNTVFVVTKESDGRVFYDSDVAPNEVPGRDLLGELTDAAAVHDINIVPTIFVLCDKYLLEQYPETVQIAKEGTEIRYPNVSAEHMHWACPSHDVVSEHLHAITREIAEYDVDGIQFTHFEFQPIVNGESSYLSCYCDNCREQYELGDVPDRSTEWIDRRCKQTASLLRKLSDPFRDRSDFLVNIELEAFSDLETAIDDSRRILGVDQRDVARYADMLTPRTAHIDLDMHPVWIREVVRSFREETNCPITPSIRTGRGERPFNRLEEDELVSAIQLALHGGAHGVSLFSDGANIGRLTADQWDTATEMFDELDYFDREYGPASRR from the coding sequence ATGTCCGGAGGGAACACAGACGAGCCATGGTGGAACACGCAGTTACTACGGGCAGTAACCCTCTACCCATGGGCGACGATGCGACCCGACGCGGAATTGAAACGACTCGCCAACAACGGCGTAAACACGGTCTTCGTCGTGACCAAGGAGAGCGACGGGCGGGTGTTCTACGATTCCGACGTCGCGCCGAACGAGGTTCCCGGCCGCGATCTGCTCGGCGAACTCACCGACGCCGCGGCGGTACACGACATCAACATCGTTCCGACGATCTTCGTCCTCTGTGACAAATACCTCCTCGAACAGTACCCCGAAACGGTCCAGATAGCGAAGGAGGGGACGGAAATCCGGTATCCGAACGTCTCGGCCGAGCACATGCACTGGGCGTGCCCGAGTCACGACGTCGTCTCGGAGCATCTCCACGCGATCACCCGCGAGATAGCCGAGTACGACGTCGATGGGATTCAGTTCACCCACTTCGAATTTCAGCCGATAGTCAACGGCGAATCCAGCTACCTCTCCTGTTACTGTGATAACTGCCGGGAGCAGTACGAACTCGGTGACGTCCCGGACCGATCGACGGAATGGATCGACCGACGGTGTAAGCAGACCGCCTCGCTCCTCCGGAAACTGAGCGATCCGTTCCGCGACCGATCCGATTTCCTCGTCAACATCGAACTGGAAGCGTTCTCGGACCTCGAAACGGCCATCGACGACAGTCGAAGGATTCTCGGCGTCGATCAACGCGACGTCGCGCGGTATGCCGACATGCTCACTCCACGGACGGCACACATCGACCTCGACATGCATCCGGTGTGGATCCGTGAAGTCGTCCGCTCGTTTCGGGAGGAGACGAACTGCCCGATCACACCCTCCATTCGAACCGGACGGGGGGAACGACCGTTCAATCGGTTGGAGGAGGACGAACTGGTCAGCGCGATTCAACTCGCGCTCCACGGCGGCGCACACGGCGTTTCGCTCTTCTCGGACGGGGCGAACATCGGCCGGTTAACCGCCGATCAGTGGGACACCGCGACCGAGATGTTCGACGAACTCGATTACTTCGACCGGGAATACGGTCCGGCGAGCAGGCGCTAG
- a CDS encoding transcriptional regulator produces the protein MNNSRFTRQVPNARSHPRPRRTLEPDGSEILSVATAMGSDTRWEIIKALSTETRTIHELTELVGLSKGTVSVHVKQLEEAGLAASRFNVSDNGGVEKEISLAVDEITVDLSDI, from the coding sequence ATGAACAATTCACGCTTTACTCGGCAAGTCCCCAACGCACGGTCCCACCCGCGTCCCCGACGGACGCTCGAACCCGACGGGTCCGAAATCCTGTCCGTTGCGACGGCGATGGGGTCCGACACCAGGTGGGAGATAATCAAGGCGTTATCGACCGAAACGCGAACGATTCACGAACTGACCGAACTGGTCGGTCTTTCGAAGGGGACGGTTTCCGTACACGTGAAACAACTCGAAGAGGCCGGACTCGCCGCCTCGCGGTTCAACGTGAGTGACAACGGCGGCGTCGAGAAGGAGATATCGCTCGCGGTCGACGAGATTACGGTCGATCTGAGCGACATCTGA
- a CDS encoding carbohydrate ABC transporter permease: MSIETDDSGVFADGHERLSELSGRKILVYIVLTLGVILPVFPFALMVSMSFKPASDIYSLHVIPSSFTLENYRFLLHNVPIVRQFINSVIVTGAVVVSVVITSCIVAYSLAKLDWYGRGITYNFILATMMIPGILLLIPQFVIIVKLGWVNTYQAMIAPFAISSFGIFLLTQFFKQFPDSLIDAARMDGCNELDIVFRIVLPNSMPAIATVAIFTFMNRWNQMLWDLIVIKNENMYTLPVSITLFAKTGLYGNSLGPLMAGATLLSVPTILLFLLLRRYFIRGVTMSGLKV; encoded by the coding sequence ATGAGCATCGAAACCGACGACTCCGGCGTTTTCGCGGACGGCCACGAACGGTTATCCGAACTCTCGGGCAGGAAAATACTGGTGTATATCGTCCTGACGCTCGGCGTCATCCTCCCGGTGTTTCCGTTCGCGCTGATGGTCTCGATGTCGTTCAAACCGGCGAGCGACATCTACTCGTTGCACGTGATTCCGTCGTCGTTCACGCTGGAGAACTATCGGTTCCTCCTGCACAACGTTCCGATCGTTCGGCAGTTCATCAACAGCGTCATCGTCACGGGGGCCGTGGTCGTCTCGGTGGTCATCACGTCGTGTATCGTCGCCTACTCCCTCGCGAAACTGGACTGGTACGGGCGGGGCATCACGTACAACTTCATCCTCGCGACCATGATGATTCCCGGCATACTGTTGTTGATCCCGCAGTTCGTCATCATCGTCAAACTCGGCTGGGTCAACACGTATCAGGCGATGATCGCCCCCTTCGCTATCAGTTCGTTCGGAATCTTCCTCCTGACTCAGTTCTTCAAGCAGTTCCCGGACAGCCTCATCGATGCCGCACGAATGGACGGCTGTAACGAACTCGACATCGTCTTCCGTATCGTGCTCCCCAACTCGATGCCAGCCATCGCGACGGTCGCTATCTTCACCTTCATGAACCGCTGGAACCAGATGCTCTGGGACCTCATCGTCATCAAGAACGAGAACATGTACACGCTCCCGGTGAGCATCACCCTGTTCGCCAAAACCGGCCTCTACGGCAACAGTTTGGGGCCGTTGATGGCCGGTGCGACGCTCCTTTCGGTGCCGACGATACTGCTGTTCCTCCTGTTACGGCGGTATTTCATCAGGGGCGTCACGATGTCCGGGCTCAAAGTATAG
- a CDS encoding carbohydrate ABC transporter permease has product MPDATTEPGTRKTDTATTKGGFRRRLASLPLLGTATERLGDHDDNLMGWALLIPWFLWASVFLIVPFLFALYLSFHKWSIISPETPFVGLDHYVQLLTSDLFWKLLENTLYFFVVNVPTQIALALGVAVLLDRIVRGRALYMAGYFVPYVTSGVVVAVVFKWIYAPDGYINQLLAVAGTKIDFLGSTSWAMPAIALMVSWKFVGYYAIIFLANLQSLPETIYESASLDGASEWQQFRYITLPLLNPSILVVVILSTITAFQIFTEPFIMTSGGPNGATKTFVLVIYRNAFSYLDMGYASTIGVILAAMIFVISYVERNYVDQEVSM; this is encoded by the coding sequence ATGCCAGACGCGACAACCGAACCAGGAACGAGGAAGACGGACACGGCGACCACGAAGGGTGGATTTCGGCGGCGGTTAGCATCCCTGCCCCTTCTCGGCACCGCAACGGAACGCCTCGGCGACCACGACGACAACCTGATGGGATGGGCGCTCCTCATCCCGTGGTTCCTCTGGGCGTCGGTGTTCCTCATCGTCCCGTTCCTCTTCGCACTCTACCTGAGCTTCCACAAGTGGTCCATCATCAGCCCCGAAACGCCGTTCGTCGGTCTCGACCATTACGTCCAGTTACTGACGAGCGACCTCTTCTGGAAACTGCTCGAAAACACGCTGTACTTCTTCGTCGTGAACGTGCCGACGCAGATAGCGCTCGCTCTCGGCGTCGCGGTGTTGCTGGACCGAATCGTTCGCGGCCGGGCGTTGTACATGGCGGGATACTTCGTCCCGTACGTCACGAGCGGCGTCGTCGTCGCCGTCGTCTTCAAGTGGATTTACGCGCCCGACGGGTACATCAATCAGTTGTTGGCCGTCGCCGGTACGAAGATCGATTTCCTCGGCAGCACCTCGTGGGCGATGCCCGCCATCGCGCTGATGGTGTCTTGGAAGTTCGTGGGTTACTACGCGATCATCTTCCTCGCCAACCTCCAGTCGCTTCCGGAAACGATCTACGAATCCGCCTCGCTCGACGGTGCCAGCGAGTGGCAACAGTTCCGGTACATCACCCTGCCGTTGTTGAACCCGAGCATCCTGGTCGTCGTGATCCTCTCGACGATCACGGCGTTCCAAATCTTCACCGAACCGTTCATCATGACGAGCGGCGGGCCGAACGGTGCGACCAAAACGTTCGTCCTCGTCATCTATCGTAACGCCTTCTCGTATCTGGACATGGGCTATGCGAGCACCATCGGCGTCATCCTCGCGGCGATGATCTTCGTCATCAGCTACGTCGAGCGGAACTACGTCGATCAGGAGGTGTCGATGTAA
- a CDS encoding extracellular solute-binding protein — protein sequence MRATAGTGTAAMLSLAGCTGGLGGSDGSKSGKTEFWSSPNKEELAFHKNAKKAFLEAHDSKLKVKPVPEGDSSEQVVLSALASGTEPDVFANVFPGFAAQLQENSAAKNLYDIDGAKKFVTERCGETILKRYEAPDGGLYQTPWKANPVLFQYNDTVLKKAGFKSRDDYPTTLSGLIEAGKKIVGDGNAKVLWDRAPKPTWYERWFDFIPLYLAASEGKESMFTQKGDGVEPAFNNETAKTVLQFFADLYGADLAPTQGSEKPKFPHDEAVINSGGPWVIPYFEGVNKDVSMSHLTPPVPEGTTPNGHTYADPKNTSIFASAKQPKQAWEFVSFEQGSKWDTKLLKKTLQLPLRKDLVDSASGFFEKNPDVKPYAQALETSHPPAYTPEYSKVMNIFGEQCFVPVALGKKPPQKGLDDAESDINQALNGQ from the coding sequence ATGAGAGCCACGGCCGGGACGGGTACGGCAGCCATGCTATCCCTCGCCGGTTGTACGGGTGGATTGGGTGGGTCGGACGGATCGAAAAGCGGCAAGACCGAGTTTTGGTCGTCGCCGAACAAAGAGGAACTGGCGTTTCACAAGAACGCAAAGAAAGCGTTCCTCGAAGCCCACGACTCGAAACTGAAAGTGAAGCCGGTCCCCGAGGGAGATAGCTCCGAACAAGTCGTCCTCTCGGCGCTCGCCTCCGGTACCGAACCGGACGTGTTCGCGAACGTGTTTCCCGGCTTCGCCGCCCAACTGCAGGAGAACAGTGCCGCGAAGAACCTGTACGACATCGATGGCGCGAAGAAGTTCGTAACCGAGCGGTGCGGCGAGACCATTTTGAAACGCTACGAGGCGCCCGACGGGGGCCTGTATCAGACGCCGTGGAAGGCGAACCCGGTGTTGTTCCAATACAACGATACCGTTCTCAAGAAAGCCGGATTCAAAAGCCGGGACGACTATCCGACGACGCTGTCCGGGTTGATCGAGGCCGGGAAAAAGATCGTTGGCGACGGCAATGCGAAGGTCCTGTGGGATCGAGCGCCCAAACCGACGTGGTACGAGCGGTGGTTCGACTTCATCCCGCTGTACCTCGCCGCGTCGGAGGGGAAGGAGTCGATGTTTACCCAAAAGGGTGACGGCGTCGAACCCGCGTTCAACAACGAAACCGCGAAGACGGTTCTCCAGTTCTTCGCCGACCTCTACGGTGCCGATCTCGCCCCGACACAGGGAAGCGAGAAGCCGAAATTCCCGCACGACGAGGCGGTCATCAACTCCGGTGGACCGTGGGTCATCCCGTACTTCGAAGGCGTCAACAAGGACGTCTCGATGTCACACTTGACTCCGCCTGTCCCGGAGGGAACGACGCCGAACGGCCACACGTACGCCGATCCGAAGAACACCTCGATCTTCGCGTCGGCGAAACAACCGAAGCAGGCGTGGGAGTTCGTGAGTTTCGAACAGGGCTCGAAGTGGGATACGAAACTCCTAAAAAAGACGCTCCAACTGCCGCTCAGAAAGGATCTCGTCGATTCTGCGAGCGGCTTCTTCGAGAAGAACCCCGATGTCAAACCGTACGCACAGGCCCTCGAAACGTCACATCCGCCGGCGTACACGCCGGAGTATTCGAAGGTCATGAACATCTTCGGCGAACAGTGTTTCGTGCCCGTCGCGCTGGGGAAGAAACCACCGCAAAAAGGGCTCGACGACGCCGAGAGCGACATCAACCAAGCACTCAACGGACAGTAA